From Staphylococcus delphini, one genomic window encodes:
- a CDS encoding bile acid:sodium symporter family protein: MLQRLGQFASKTFLLWMLLASISGFLIPDIFKGFGTFVPYLLGIVMLGMGLTVTVDDFKLILKEPKAVLIGVILQYTIMPLSAYAVVKLFQLPADIAIGVLLVGCCPGGTSSNVISYLAKGNVPLSVTITTISTVLASFMTPFLMFVLAQEWMDVSFIAMFISVVKVVLVPLVLGILIQRFLKPVAHVGEDILPLISVIAISVILGAVVAGSRELIIQTGLLIFLVVVIHNAIGYLLGFWFSHLFKLNYTDQKTVSIEVGMQNSGLAASLATVHFNPLAAVPGAIFSVVHLVTGPILAKYWAAKSK, translated from the coding sequence ATGTTACAACGATTAGGTCAATTTGCATCTAAAACATTTTTATTATGGATGTTATTGGCGAGTATTTCAGGATTTTTAATTCCGGATATTTTCAAAGGATTCGGAACGTTTGTACCGTATTTATTAGGTATTGTTATGTTAGGGATGGGGTTAACAGTTACAGTTGATGACTTTAAATTAATATTGAAGGAACCGAAAGCTGTCTTAATTGGGGTCATTTTACAATATACGATTATGCCGCTTTCTGCATATGCGGTCGTGAAGCTATTTCAATTACCAGCTGATATTGCCATTGGTGTACTGTTAGTAGGATGTTGTCCAGGAGGTACGTCGAGCAATGTCATTAGCTATTTGGCAAAAGGGAATGTGCCATTATCTGTCACGATTACAACAATTTCAACCGTACTTGCGTCGTTCATGACACCATTTTTAATGTTTGTATTAGCACAAGAATGGATGGACGTTTCGTTTATCGCCATGTTTATTTCAGTCGTTAAAGTCGTACTCGTACCTTTAGTGTTAGGTATTTTGATTCAAAGATTTCTTAAACCTGTGGCACATGTGGGTGAAGACATCTTGCCACTTATTTCAGTTATTGCGATTTCAGTGATTTTAGGTGCGGTTGTAGCAGGCAGTCGTGAACTCATTATTCAAACAGGATTGCTCATCTTTTTAGTCGTAGTGATACATAATGCGATTGGTTATTTATTAGGTTTTTGGTTTTCGCATTTGTTCAAATTAAATTATACAGACCAAAAAACAGTTTCGATTGAAGTCGGCATGCAAAACTCTGGCTTAGCTGCATCATTAGCGACAGTTCATTTTAATCCTTTAGCTGCAGTACCCGGCGCAATATTTAGTGTAGTTCATTTAGTGACAGGACCGATATTAGCGAAATACTGGGCAGCAAAATCAAAATAG
- a CDS encoding VOC family protein: protein MNITGHHHISMYTKDLDQNKAFYTETLGLHLTKETVNQDDHGMVHIFYGDQQNSPGTLLTFFEIPNAGAMRKGTNMIARIGLLVPNEAALDFFEARLQGKATNISRGTYMEQPALYFDDPDTLSYVMMVNGDAVIPNGWQNPVDNDIPAEYQILGLGPIEIHVADAQKTLDYLRDTLDFKDKAQLGEQSVVAIDAQGYYSDLVVIEKNGSNVRPGRGYVHHHALATENDDTLNQLVSLHDDLAVKHSGVIDRIWFKSLYYRQNKIMYEFATLAPGF, encoded by the coding sequence GTGAACATTACAGGACATCATCATATCTCAATGTACACTAAAGATTTGGATCAAAACAAAGCATTTTATACGGAAACATTAGGGTTACACTTAACGAAAGAAACGGTGAACCAAGATGATCATGGGATGGTACACATCTTTTACGGTGACCAACAAAATTCACCAGGCACATTGCTGACATTTTTTGAAATTCCAAATGCGGGTGCAATGCGTAAAGGAACAAACATGATTGCGAGAATTGGGCTACTCGTACCAAATGAAGCGGCACTTGATTTCTTTGAAGCACGCTTACAAGGAAAAGCGACAAATATTTCAAGAGGCACTTACATGGAACAACCTGCACTGTATTTTGACGATCCAGATACATTGTCATATGTCATGATGGTGAATGGTGATGCAGTAATTCCAAATGGATGGCAAAATCCAGTCGATAATGACATTCCTGCAGAGTATCAAATTTTAGGGTTGGGACCGATTGAAATTCACGTTGCAGATGCACAGAAAACGTTAGATTATTTACGCGACACATTAGATTTTAAAGATAAAGCACAATTGGGTGAGCAGTCCGTCGTTGCGATTGATGCTCAAGGTTATTATTCAGACCTCGTAGTCATCGAAAAAAACGGATCTAACGTTCGACCAGGGCGCGGTTATGTTCATCATCACGCACTTGCAACAGAAAATGATGACACATTAAACCAACTCGTTTCACTACACGATGATTTAGCGGTCAAACATTCAGGTGTCATTGATCGTATTTGGTTTAAATCGCTGTACTATCGTCAAAACAAAATTATGTATGAATTTGCAACGTTAGCACCAGGATTTTAA
- a CDS encoding helix-turn-helix transcriptional regulator codes for MNKEARQKKLLALIQQDKPMTALELAQALNVSKRTILRDMQELEGKGVQIVAHAGMYGGYQLQANQHYYQLNLTQTELQALYLILKESQAQSTLPYEAATNHLIQKILKQPYTHIRRTLRQLDQYVLYETRQHPRLPVQFSDILIYCQERKVMGIDYKSDAKGEQRFENVIFIGLIARHDGWQAIVYHIGGDYTQYVDISTIEDISYSFQKSIQTNDITLENYETYLKDSKHQ; via the coding sequence ATGAATAAAGAAGCACGGCAAAAGAAGCTGTTGGCCTTGATTCAACAAGACAAACCGATGACTGCTCTTGAATTAGCGCAAGCTCTCAACGTTTCTAAACGAACTATTTTACGCGACATGCAAGAATTAGAAGGAAAAGGCGTTCAAATCGTCGCACATGCCGGGATGTATGGTGGCTACCAACTTCAAGCGAATCAACATTACTATCAATTGAACTTGACACAAACAGAATTACAAGCGCTCTATTTGATATTAAAAGAAAGTCAAGCACAGTCAACATTGCCTTATGAAGCTGCAACGAATCATCTCATTCAAAAAATATTAAAACAACCGTATACACATATTCGACGTACATTACGCCAACTGGATCAATACGTTTTATACGAAACACGTCAGCATCCACGCTTGCCCGTTCAATTCAGTGACATTTTAATTTATTGCCAAGAGCGCAAAGTGATGGGTATTGACTATAAAAGCGATGCAAAGGGCGAACAACGCTTCGAAAATGTCATTTTTATTGGCCTGATTGCACGTCACGACGGTTGGCAAGCGATTGTTTATCATATTGGCGGCGATTATACACAATATGTTGATATCTCTACGATTGAAGACATATCATATTCTTTCCAAAAATCAATACAAACGAACGATATTACACTTGAGAACTACGAAACCTATTTAAAAGATTCAAAACATCAATAA
- a CDS encoding CPBP family intramembrane glutamic endopeptidase has translation MSKYKWKDIAWRDLLLVPIVLVATFVFSILAAIISFVFFNVSEAALLSDSNALVAQVIATVVAYLIVILSFYLLHYQTMGQRFMKGLQGIRQYIFWIVGAYLVAQAASTLYGYLQQFLPAHFQYDTTQNEMLIDQLFAIPWFTPINFMMIVILAPVVEEIFFRHILIGELGKKLNFKVMAVISALLFAGVHVLQATSPFEIIDYLILAVPLVFLYMKSGRNLGVSIAFHMLNNFISFVVTIMQ, from the coding sequence ATGTCAAAATATAAATGGAAAGATATTGCTTGGCGAGACTTATTATTAGTTCCTATTGTGCTCGTTGCAACGTTCGTCTTTAGCATACTTGCAGCTATCATTAGTTTTGTGTTTTTTAATGTGAGTGAAGCGGCGTTGTTGTCTGACTCAAATGCGCTTGTCGCACAAGTCATCGCTACAGTCGTTGCTTACTTGATTGTCATCCTCAGTTTTTACTTGTTACATTATCAAACGATGGGGCAACGTTTTATGAAGGGGCTTCAAGGGATACGCCAATACATATTTTGGATCGTAGGCGCGTACCTCGTTGCACAAGCCGCTTCAACACTTTATGGTTATTTACAACAGTTTTTGCCCGCACACTTTCAATATGATACGACGCAAAACGAGATGCTGATTGACCAACTTTTCGCTATTCCGTGGTTTACACCAATCAATTTCATGATGATTGTCATATTAGCCCCGGTCGTTGAAGAAATTTTCTTCCGTCATATTTTAATTGGAGAATTAGGTAAGAAGTTAAACTTTAAAGTCATGGCCGTCATATCAGCCTTGCTATTTGCGGGGGTACACGTACTTCAAGCGACATCCCCATTTGAAATAATCGATTACTTAATTTTAGCCGTGCCACTTGTGTTCTTATATATGAAAAGTGGCCGTAACTTAGGTGTGTCGATCGCCTTTCACATGTTAAATAATTTTATTTCGTTCGTGGTCACAATCATGCAATAG
- a CDS encoding HAD family hydrolase: protein MYRAVIFDFDGTIIDTEQHLYETVNRYLNEAGHDNMSADFYRSNIGGRALGIHQHLLTHLGETLTDQVYQEHYETAGQLPLRPGVLALMQQLHQRHIPIGIASSSTRHHIESLVQKLGIEKYISVIKGREDVETVKPAPDLYLAAVQALNYSPAHCLAIEDSVNGATGAIRAGLDVIVNPNQFTAQSDFSELDLLAKDVDLSQVVAQYFDGVHQ from the coding sequence ATGTATCGCGCAGTCATTTTTGATTTTGATGGTACGATTATCGATACCGAACAACATTTATATGAAACAGTGAATCGTTATTTGAATGAGGCAGGTCATGACAATATGAGCGCAGACTTTTATCGTTCGAATATTGGCGGACGTGCGCTAGGGATTCACCAACATTTACTCACCCATTTAGGAGAAACGTTAACAGATCAAGTCTATCAAGAACATTATGAGACGGCCGGACAACTGCCTTTAAGACCTGGTGTGTTAGCACTGATGCAACAACTGCATCAACGTCATATTCCGATAGGGATTGCTTCAAGTAGTACAAGACACCACATTGAGTCATTAGTCCAGAAGTTAGGTATCGAAAAGTATATTTCAGTGATTAAAGGTCGAGAAGATGTAGAAACAGTAAAACCTGCTCCTGATTTATATTTAGCTGCGGTACAAGCATTGAATTATAGTCCGGCGCATTGTTTAGCGATTGAGGATTCAGTGAATGGTGCGACAGGCGCGATACGTGCAGGACTTGACGTTATCGTGAACCCAAATCAATTCACGGCTCAGAGCGATTTTTCAGAATTGGACTTGCTTGCTAAAGATGTCGATTTGAGCCAAGTCGTCGCGCAATATTTTGATGGAGTACACCAATGA
- a CDS encoding amino acid permease, whose protein sequence is MEDNQLHRGLSSRQIQMIALGGTIGVGLFMGASSTIAWTGPSVIFAYLVAGLFLFLIMRAMGEMVYLDPSTGSFANYATDYIHPVAGYVTAWANIFQWIVVGMSEVIAVGAYMKFWFPELPTWIPGLIVIVLLTAANAVSVKAFGEFEFWFAMIKIVTIILMIIAGFGLIFFGIGNGGNPIGLSNLTAHGGFMPNGWLGFFFALSIVIGSYQGVELIGITAGETKDPQKNIKKAVNGVIWRILIFYIGAIFVIVTVYPWNELHDIGSPFVATFAKIGITIAAGLINFVVITAAMSGCNSGIFSSSRMIFTLAQHRQLPAIFTKVMRNGVPFYTVLAVSIGILIGVILNVVLPQFIDGSENIFVYVYSASILPGMIPWFMILFSHIQFRKKFPEKLENHPFKMPLAPVTNYLSIAFLLTVLVAMLINHETRVSVIIGFLFLGFMAVFFFLRGYHKRDKEEFKL, encoded by the coding sequence ATGGAAGATAATCAATTACACAGAGGATTAAGTTCTCGACAGATTCAAATGATCGCACTCGGTGGTACTATCGGTGTCGGTTTATTCATGGGGGCATCTAGTACGATTGCGTGGACAGGTCCCTCTGTCATTTTTGCATATTTAGTTGCAGGTTTGTTTTTATTTTTAATCATGCGCGCAATGGGAGAAATGGTCTATCTTGATCCATCAACTGGTTCATTTGCAAACTATGCGACAGACTATATCCACCCTGTTGCTGGTTACGTGACTGCATGGGCCAACATTTTTCAATGGATTGTTGTAGGGATGTCAGAAGTCATCGCAGTTGGCGCATATATGAAGTTTTGGTTTCCAGAGTTACCAACATGGATTCCAGGTCTGATTGTCATTGTTCTGTTAACTGCAGCCAATGCGGTGTCTGTAAAAGCGTTTGGCGAATTTGAATTTTGGTTTGCGATGATTAAAATCGTGACAATTATTTTGATGATTATTGCTGGTTTCGGTTTGATTTTCTTCGGTATAGGGAACGGAGGCAATCCAATCGGTCTTAGCAATCTTACAGCACATGGTGGTTTCATGCCGAATGGTTGGTTAGGCTTTTTCTTTGCTTTATCTATTGTTATCGGTTCATATCAAGGGGTTGAGTTGATCGGTATTACAGCAGGTGAAACAAAGGATCCTCAAAAAAATATTAAAAAAGCTGTAAACGGCGTCATTTGGCGTATTTTAATCTTTTATATCGGTGCCATCTTTGTCATTGTAACGGTTTATCCTTGGAATGAATTGCACGACATTGGTAGCCCATTTGTTGCAACATTCGCAAAAATCGGAATTACGATTGCAGCAGGTTTAATTAACTTCGTTGTGATTACAGCAGCGATGTCAGGCTGTAACTCGGGTATTTTCAGTTCAAGTCGTATGATTTTTACTTTAGCACAACATCGTCAATTACCAGCGATATTTACAAAAGTTATGAGAAACGGTGTGCCATTTTACACAGTTTTAGCTGTATCCATTGGTATTTTAATTGGTGTCATTTTAAATGTTGTATTACCACAGTTTATCGATGGCTCTGAAAATATTTTCGTTTATGTGTATAGTGCATCTATTTTACCTGGGATGATTCCATGGTTTATGATTTTATTTAGCCATATTCAATTTAGAAAGAAATTTCCAGAAAAATTAGAAAACCATCCTTTCAAAATGCCACTTGCACCAGTGACAAACTATCTGTCTATCGCATTTTTATTAACGGTGTTAGTCGCAATGTTAATTAATCATGAAACACGTGTATCTGTGATTATTGGTTTCTTATTCTTAGGTTTTATGGCTGTATTTTTCTTCTTACGCGGCTATCATAAACGTGACAAAGAAGAATTTAAATTATAA
- a CDS encoding formate/nitrite transporter family protein: MKDTNIKWDTIFYGRQWVSNIIETIQKKDVLQSFYLRRYLLRAMMAGFIISIITVFVLAVKTTFAPDVAPGLVNMAGAFTFSFALVLILFTNSELLTSNFMYFTVGLYYHLIRPTRVLKIFTLCFVGNMMGAVILFSLLRFSNVMTPDMLQMLDHTVQVKIHDYSFQNILVRAIFANFFINIALVIAMQIDDVLAKIFVMMFGVTIFAFMGYEHVVYNACLFIASAIYQTDAFNMLHMTKNIIGALLGNYIGGGLIIGLFYAYLNDHGQFKAIKKENKKN; this comes from the coding sequence ATGAAGGATACTAATATTAAATGGGATACAATTTTTTATGGTCGCCAGTGGGTTTCAAATATTATTGAGACAATTCAAAAGAAAGATGTACTTCAGAGCTTTTATCTAAGACGTTATTTATTAAGAGCGATGATGGCTGGATTTATTATTAGCATCATTACCGTTTTTGTATTAGCAGTTAAAACAACATTTGCGCCTGACGTAGCGCCTGGTCTCGTGAATATGGCGGGTGCATTTACTTTTAGTTTTGCCCTCGTGTTAATTTTGTTCACCAACTCTGAGCTTCTGACGAGTAATTTCATGTATTTTACGGTGGGATTGTATTATCACTTGATTCGTCCAACACGGGTACTTAAAATATTCACGTTATGTTTTGTTGGAAATATGATGGGTGCTGTCATTTTGTTTAGTTTACTTCGGTTTTCCAACGTCATGACACCGGATATGCTACAAATGCTCGATCATACCGTTCAGGTCAAAATTCATGATTATAGTTTTCAAAACATTTTAGTCCGTGCCATTTTCGCCAATTTCTTTATTAACATTGCATTAGTCATTGCCATGCAGATTGATGATGTGTTGGCCAAAATATTTGTCATGATGTTCGGTGTAACGATTTTCGCGTTTATGGGCTATGAACACGTTGTTTATAATGCTTGTTTGTTTATTGCCAGTGCCATTTATCAAACAGACGCTTTCAATATGCTACATATGACTAAAAACATTATCGGCGCTTTACTTGGCAACTATATCGGCGGTGGCCTAATCATCGGCCTATTTTATGCTTATCTGAATGATCACGGTCAATTCAAAGCGATTAAAAAGGAAAACAAGAAGAACTAA